In one Sphingomonas sanguinis genomic region, the following are encoded:
- a CDS encoding FAD-dependent oxidoreductase yields MADRDLAKGIASTDVQEGRIVAGVLDGQDVVLVRHRGRVCALAGQCTHLKAPLADGIVADGTLRCPWHHARFDVETGEAVGAPAFPPLERFEVVEDDGRVRITGLAKLGPTPETVDAAGIGRIVIIGAGAAGHACAEMLARHGAAAAVTVVNEEGDAPYDRTFCSKQYLAGKADRDDAALPALDGVDLRSGVAVARIDRDAKAIVLHDGERIAYDRLVLATGAAVVSPDFYGSDRKDVFALRTLADADRLIAAAGKAERAIVVGSSYIGLEVAASLIARGLEVAVVSDDALPLEKTAGPEVGKMIRDLHRSKGVEFHMNRRIARWDGHAAMLDDGLVVKGDIVVAGMGVRPRVELAEAAGLDLGDKADGGGVAVDAQLRTSDPSIHAIGDIAYAPDPRLGHAIRVEHWVVAQHMGQWLARHLMGQVDGDYQDVPFFWSGHYDLSLRYVGHVASPDDRTIDGDVPAQDFAVMFAEDGREQAILTAGRDELALQKEYFWEQHGG; encoded by the coding sequence ATGGCAGATCGTGATCTGGCGAAGGGCATCGCCTCTACCGATGTGCAGGAAGGGCGTATCGTCGCCGGTGTGCTGGACGGGCAGGATGTCGTGCTCGTCCGGCACAGGGGGCGGGTCTGCGCGCTGGCGGGCCAGTGTACCCATCTGAAGGCGCCTCTGGCCGACGGGATCGTGGCGGATGGGACGCTGCGCTGCCCATGGCATCACGCGCGTTTCGATGTCGAGACGGGCGAGGCGGTAGGCGCTCCCGCTTTCCCGCCGCTCGAGCGGTTCGAGGTGGTGGAGGATGACGGTCGCGTGCGGATCACCGGCCTCGCCAAGCTTGGCCCGACACCCGAAACTGTGGACGCTGCCGGGATAGGCCGTATCGTTATCATCGGCGCTGGCGCGGCGGGCCATGCCTGTGCGGAGATGCTGGCGCGCCATGGTGCGGCTGCGGCGGTAACGGTGGTCAATGAGGAAGGCGACGCGCCCTATGATCGCACCTTCTGTTCGAAACAATATCTGGCGGGGAAGGCGGATCGCGACGATGCGGCCTTGCCAGCGTTGGACGGAGTGGACTTGCGTTCGGGCGTTGCTGTGGCGCGGATCGACCGTGACGCCAAGGCCATCGTCCTCCATGATGGTGAACGCATTGCCTATGACCGGTTGGTGCTGGCGACCGGCGCGGCGGTCGTGTCGCCCGATTTCTATGGTTCGGATCGCAAGGATGTGTTCGCGCTGCGGACCCTTGCCGACGCCGACCGACTGATCGCGGCGGCAGGGAAGGCCGAGCGGGCTATCGTCGTCGGATCAAGCTATATCGGTTTGGAGGTCGCCGCCTCGCTGATTGCGCGGGGATTGGAGGTCGCGGTCGTGTCCGACGACGCGCTGCCGCTGGAAAAGACGGCCGGGCCGGAAGTCGGGAAGATGATCCGCGACCTCCACCGGTCCAAGGGCGTCGAATTCCACATGAACCGCCGCATTGCGCGTTGGGACGGTCATGCCGCCATGCTCGACGACGGCTTAGTGGTGAAGGGCGATATCGTCGTCGCCGGGATGGGTGTGCGGCCACGGGTGGAGCTGGCGGAAGCCGCCGGTCTGGATTTGGGCGACAAGGCCGATGGCGGCGGCGTCGCGGTCGATGCGCAACTGCGCACATCGGACCCGTCCATTCACGCGATCGGCGATATTGCTTACGCCCCCGACCCCCGTCTGGGCCACGCCATCCGGGTGGAGCATTGGGTGGTGGCACAGCATATGGGGCAGTGGCTTGCCCGGCATCTGATGGGACAGGTCGACGGCGATTACCAGGACGTGCCCTTCTTCTGGTCGGGCCATTACGACCTCAGCCTGCGCTATGTCGGCCATGTCGCCTCGCCCGACGACCGGACGATAGACGGCGATGTCCCCGCCCAGGATTTCGCGGTCATGTTCGCCGAAGATGGCCGCGAGCAGGCGATCCTGACGGCGGGTCGTGACGAACTGGCGCTGCAAAAGGAATATTTCTGGGAGCAGCATGGAGGCTAG
- a CDS encoding DUF2076 domain-containing protein yields MNAEERTLLTRFLDELSAARTGAKDPEADAMIARALSSNPDAAYLLVQHAIVADQSLHAAQQRIAELERQQQAAPAPASSSFLPHGAGGPWGAPPQESYSPPPPEARPGVFSGGGGLGSFLRSAGTTAAGVVGGEMLFSGLSDMFGHRGGGGGGLFGGCQGFMDRPENVTINNFGDDDGGRFDGGRFDDGNSDFDNSDDY; encoded by the coding sequence ATGAACGCCGAAGAACGCACGCTGCTTACCCGCTTTCTCGATGAACTGTCCGCCGCGCGTACCGGCGCGAAAGATCCCGAAGCCGATGCGATGATCGCCCGCGCGCTGTCGTCCAATCCGGATGCCGCCTATCTGCTCGTCCAGCACGCGATCGTCGCCGACCAGTCGCTACACGCCGCCCAGCAGCGCATCGCGGAGTTGGAACGCCAGCAACAGGCCGCGCCTGCTCCCGCGAGCAGCAGCTTCTTGCCTCACGGCGCTGGCGGCCCCTGGGGTGCGCCGCCACAGGAAAGCTATTCGCCACCCCCGCCCGAGGCACGTCCGGGGGTGTTCTCGGGCGGCGGCGGCCTCGGCAGCTTCCTGCGTAGCGCGGGCACGACCGCAGCGGGCGTCGTCGGCGGCGAGATGCTGTTTTCCGGCCTGTCCGACATGTTCGGCCACCGTGGCGGCGGTGGTGGCGGCCTGTTCGGCGGCTGTCAGGGTTTCATGGATCGCCCGGAGAATGTCACCATCAACAACTTCGGTGATGACGACGGCGGCCGCTTCGACGGCGGCCGCTTCGACGACGGCAATTCGGACTTCGACAATTCCGACGATTATTAA
- a CDS encoding GAF domain-containing hybrid sensor histidine kinase/response regulator — protein MTDAPPSPNLPQSEGATATDPDATLPPFLSGGGDCADRIARIDWSGTMLGPVEAWPKSLTMSLAMALRSAVPFLLLWGEDGVMLYNDAYAAFVGDGHPALLGTKVSDGWPEHLAFNEHIMAVGLGGGTLHFPDLPVPLRRAGQEMRAWVNIDTSPITDIQGKPVGVLCILAETTERVLAERRAAFLLTLSDHLRALETPAEIMALAAERLGEELSASRVFYAEITTRGWMTVERDYARGVSSIVGRHSLESFGPDLLAAYRGGAPVVVTNVGADERLSDGARSGLQAREVGAFVDVVLFEEEEWVGLLAVQSATPRTWSSEEEALVQNVGERVKVAVERCRAELALRQLKDTLEQQVVERTAEIRRYHEIVEAIASPICAFDTDYRLIAFNKAHDAEFRRIYGFPSRIGDVFHELFVPEQQGTMRALMSRALTGEHFTVTEAFGSPELGIPIWEITYTPLRNGAGQVVAAFHQATDISERLRAAAELEAAQEALRQSQKVEAMGSLTGGVAHDFNNLLTPIIGSLDMLMRKGSGTPREKRLIDGALQSAERAKTLVQRLLAFARRQPLQPTAVDLGQLVDSMTDLIASTVGPTIELEVDIADNLPPAKADANQVEMALLNLSVNARDAMPNGGRLCIKVKPCRIASQQFADVPAGDCICLSVSDTGMGMDEATRQRAIEPFFSTKGVGKGTGLGLSMVHGLAAQLGGGLTIRSELGQGTEITLWLPVSDVEAATPTPAAPAPANTDGVGTVLLVDDEDLVRMSTADMLADMGYGVVEAMSGAQALELVQAGLRPDLLVTDHLMPGMNGAQLVRELEIKLPELRSLIVSGYAEAEGLDIEIARLTKPFRSEELAASLTAIGARASAAPAFGDRAAPEEGDAAQPVNA, from the coding sequence GTGACCGACGCTCCCCCATCGCCGAACCTGCCGCAGAGCGAAGGCGCAACCGCGACCGATCCTGACGCCACGTTGCCGCCTTTCCTGAGCGGCGGCGGCGATTGCGCCGATCGGATCGCGCGGATTGACTGGTCGGGGACCATGCTCGGCCCGGTAGAGGCCTGGCCGAAATCGCTGACCATGTCGCTCGCAATGGCGCTGCGTTCGGCGGTACCGTTCCTGCTGCTGTGGGGCGAGGACGGGGTGATGTTGTACAACGACGCCTATGCCGCGTTCGTCGGCGATGGCCATCCCGCCCTGCTAGGAACCAAGGTCAGCGACGGCTGGCCCGAGCATCTCGCCTTCAACGAACATATCATGGCGGTCGGCCTGGGCGGTGGGACGCTGCATTTCCCGGACCTGCCGGTGCCCCTGCGCCGTGCGGGGCAAGAGATGCGCGCCTGGGTCAATATCGACACCTCGCCCATCACCGACATACAGGGCAAGCCGGTCGGTGTGCTCTGCATCCTGGCCGAGACGACCGAGCGGGTGCTGGCGGAGCGCCGGGCCGCCTTCCTGCTGACCCTGTCCGACCATCTGCGCGCGCTGGAGACACCCGCCGAGATCATGGCGCTCGCGGCGGAACGCCTTGGCGAGGAACTGTCGGCCAGCCGGGTCTTCTATGCCGAGATCACGACGCGCGGCTGGATGACCGTCGAGCGCGACTATGCGCGCGGGGTCTCGTCGATCGTCGGTCGCCATTCTCTTGAGAGCTTCGGACCCGACCTGCTGGCCGCCTATCGCGGCGGCGCGCCCGTGGTCGTGACCAATGTCGGCGCGGACGAGCGCCTGAGCGACGGCGCACGTTCGGGCCTTCAAGCGCGTGAGGTCGGCGCGTTCGTCGACGTCGTCCTGTTCGAGGAGGAAGAATGGGTCGGCCTGCTCGCGGTCCAGAGCGCCACCCCGCGCACCTGGAGTTCCGAGGAAGAGGCGCTGGTCCAGAATGTCGGCGAGCGGGTGAAGGTCGCGGTCGAACGCTGCCGCGCCGAATTGGCCCTGCGCCAGTTGAAGGACACGCTGGAACAACAGGTGGTCGAGCGGACCGCCGAAATCCGCCGATACCATGAAATCGTCGAGGCCATCGCCTCGCCAATCTGCGCGTTCGACACCGATTATCGCCTGATCGCGTTCAACAAGGCGCATGATGCCGAGTTTCGGCGGATTTATGGCTTCCCCTCGCGGATCGGCGACGTATTCCACGAGCTGTTCGTGCCCGAGCAGCAGGGCACGATGCGCGCCTTGATGAGCCGGGCGCTGACCGGCGAGCATTTCACCGTGACCGAAGCGTTCGGCAGTCCCGAGCTTGGCATACCGATCTGGGAGATCACCTATACTCCGCTTCGCAACGGCGCGGGCCAGGTCGTTGCCGCCTTCCATCAGGCGACCGACATTTCCGAGCGCCTGAGGGCGGCGGCGGAGCTGGAAGCGGCGCAGGAGGCGCTGCGCCAGAGCCAGAAGGTCGAGGCGATGGGCAGCCTGACCGGCGGGGTCGCGCACGACTTCAACAATCTGCTGACCCCGATCATCGGCTCGCTCGACATGCTGATGCGCAAGGGCTCGGGCACGCCGCGCGAGAAGCGGCTGATCGACGGTGCGCTGCAATCCGCCGAGCGGGCCAAGACGCTGGTGCAGCGCCTGCTCGCCTTCGCCCGCCGCCAGCCGCTCCAGCCGACCGCAGTCGATCTGGGGCAGCTCGTCGACAGCATGACCGACCTGATCGCCTCGACGGTCGGTCCGACCATCGAGCTGGAAGTCGACATCGCGGACAATCTGCCGCCCGCGAAGGCCGATGCCAATCAGGTCGAAATGGCGCTGCTCAACTTGTCGGTAAACGCCCGTGATGCCATGCCGAACGGCGGAAGGCTGTGCATCAAGGTCAAGCCATGCCGGATCGCAAGCCAGCAGTTCGCCGATGTCCCGGCAGGCGACTGCATCTGCCTGAGCGTCAGCGACACCGGCATGGGCATGGACGAGGCGACCCGGCAGCGCGCGATCGAGCCGTTCTTCTCGACCAAGGGGGTCGGCAAGGGTACGGGCCTGGGCCTGTCGATGGTCCACGGCCTGGCGGCGCAGCTAGGCGGCGGCCTGACGATCCGCAGCGAACTGGGACAGGGCACGGAAATCACGCTCTGGTTGCCCGTCAGCGATGTCGAGGCTGCGACGCCAACCCCGGCCGCACCTGCCCCCGCCAATACCGATGGCGTCGGTACGGTCCTGCTGGTCGATGACGAGGATCTTGTGCGGATGAGCACTGCCGACATGCTCGCCGATATGGGGTATGGGGTGGTCGAGGCCATGTCGGGCGCGCAGGCGCTGGAGCTGGTGCAGGCTGGTCTGCGCCCCGACCTGCTCGTGACCGATCACCTCATGCCGGGTATGAACGGCGCGCAGCTGGTCCGTGAGCTGGAAATCAAGCTGCCCGAGCTTCGCTCACTGATCGTATCCGGCTATGCAGAGGCAGAGGGGCTGGATATCGAGATCGCGCGGCTGACGAAGCCTTTCCGCAGCGAGGAACTGGCCGCCAGCCTGACCGCCATCGGCGCGCGGGCATCGGCGGCGCCGGCCTTCGGTGACCGGGCGGCTCCCGAAGAAGGTGACGCCGCCCAGCCGGTCAATGCTTAA
- a CDS encoding TonB-dependent receptor — protein MKSVPTIRLSRIALLCATGVGAMSASTVWAQAVPAPQEQILNNGQDNGPSTPPAPQTDQTQGTPSEDIVVTGYRSSLAKSTNAKRASTGFTDSIFAEDIGKFPDTNIAESFNRIPGVTITRDVTGEGTNVAIRGLGSNFTNVTLNGAPIAVASSGSTDAQGTDRSVDLSFFPTDLFTKLTVNKSYTADLLEGGAAGNIDLRSARPFDRNTSFVAYNIQGSKQTPEDRIGARGSLIGSWRNDTFGVLAGVSAQRLFTDTRGFETIGYTNPALTAAQCGATSGCNSTGGGNWTIPSTVPNGAGAGLIPGTVIDRNFLLANNPGATIQQIDNGLLPRLGRVTSIRGPRDRINAILSAEYRPTDELHFYVDGLYGFKKNELIRENMAWIVRNGAIIPTNLTFDKSDCSAGCTVTGGTFANAQFFNEFRPYTETTRLWSVNPGAEWQINDKLKLNFQGNYARSTFHRESPTVGMTTPLGVGNTVTFSNTGGIPTITSALDLNDPKNFGWYAGSRVNLQDERRLNINKGLRGDLTWGDTALNLKVGGAYDDTSRRIRGFDNSQYWQNAVCGNNPNVAVPSPNSQPPCEGLNAPGAAPAGYPTYPGYGTGFSSGMSGPVSYGGSLIPNSAASSYLSPGPAGFVTVNWPAFAKASNYQFFHDNAPENGGANTGASAGFIREVVKSAFATVNGAQELGGNTLRFNVGLRYVNTIQTISGRVSVPDPRNTTASGASLPDGSRYPSIINIAETRNVYSEWLPAATFAYDIGEHAVVRVAGSRTMTRPDPSAQLPGINFGAPSADQASIGNPALAPYLSTNLDLGFEYYTGREGVISFNAFRKSLEGFTTTAISTVPFSNLAQYGITYDTLNPTQQIAINSRGGPSQAQVQVTSQINVPNKLTINGLEFQWVQPLDFLTRAIGITGFGFNANATIVDQRSDGPAVAFGVAPFTYNITGYYEKNGVMLRVATTSRQGAQNSGAAQNGIPAAALFGTDYTTYDFSSAFDLDKIFGIPGAPQLTINVANFTNATLRSYFQFENATFTQYKPGRQFLIGLRGTF, from the coding sequence CCAACATCGCGGAATCCTTCAACCGTATTCCGGGCGTCACCATCACCCGCGACGTGACCGGCGAAGGCACCAACGTCGCCATTCGCGGCCTGGGATCGAACTTCACCAACGTCACGCTGAACGGCGCGCCGATCGCGGTCGCCTCGTCGGGTTCGACCGACGCGCAGGGCACCGACCGCTCGGTCGACCTCAGCTTCTTCCCGACCGACCTGTTCACCAAGCTGACCGTGAACAAGAGCTACACCGCCGACCTGCTCGAAGGCGGCGCGGCTGGCAATATCGACCTGCGCTCGGCCCGTCCGTTCGATCGCAATACCTCGTTCGTCGCCTATAACATCCAAGGATCGAAGCAGACGCCGGAGGATCGGATCGGTGCGCGCGGCTCGCTGATCGGCAGCTGGCGCAACGACACGTTCGGCGTGCTGGCGGGCGTCTCGGCGCAGCGCCTGTTCACCGACACGCGCGGGTTCGAAACCATCGGCTATACCAACCCGGCGCTGACCGCCGCCCAGTGCGGCGCGACCAGCGGCTGCAACAGCACCGGCGGCGGCAACTGGACGATCCCGTCGACCGTACCGAACGGCGCGGGCGCGGGCCTGATCCCCGGCACCGTGATCGACCGCAACTTCCTGCTCGCCAACAATCCCGGCGCGACCATCCAGCAGATCGACAACGGCCTGCTGCCCCGTCTGGGTCGCGTGACCAGCATTCGCGGCCCGCGTGACCGCATCAACGCGATCCTGAGCGCCGAATATCGCCCGACCGACGAGCTGCATTTTTATGTGGACGGCCTGTACGGCTTCAAGAAGAACGAGCTGATCCGCGAGAACATGGCGTGGATCGTCCGCAACGGCGCGATCATCCCGACCAACCTGACCTTCGACAAGTCGGATTGCAGCGCGGGCTGCACCGTCACCGGCGGCACCTTCGCCAACGCCCAGTTCTTCAACGAATTCCGCCCCTACACCGAGACGACACGCCTCTGGAGCGTCAATCCGGGTGCCGAGTGGCAGATCAACGACAAGCTGAAACTGAACTTCCAGGGCAATTACGCCCGCTCGACCTTCCACCGCGAAAGCCCGACGGTTGGCATGACCACGCCGCTGGGCGTCGGCAACACCGTCACCTTCTCGAACACTGGCGGCATCCCGACGATCACGAGCGCGCTGGACCTGAACGATCCGAAGAATTTCGGCTGGTACGCGGGCAGCCGCGTCAACCTGCAGGACGAGCGTCGCCTGAACATCAACAAGGGGCTTCGAGGCGACCTGACCTGGGGCGACACCGCGCTGAACCTGAAGGTCGGCGGCGCCTATGACGACACGTCGCGCCGCATCCGGGGCTTCGACAACAGCCAGTATTGGCAGAACGCGGTTTGCGGCAACAACCCGAACGTCGCCGTCCCATCGCCCAACTCGCAGCCACCCTGCGAAGGTCTGAACGCGCCGGGTGCTGCGCCTGCTGGCTACCCGACCTATCCAGGCTATGGCACCGGCTTCAGCTCGGGCATGAGCGGCCCGGTCAGCTATGGCGGGTCGCTGATCCCCAATAGTGCCGCGTCCAGCTATCTCTCGCCGGGGCCTGCCGGCTTCGTGACGGTCAACTGGCCCGCCTTCGCCAAGGCCAGCAACTACCAGTTCTTCCACGACAATGCGCCGGAAAATGGCGGCGCGAACACCGGCGCCAGCGCAGGCTTCATTCGCGAAGTCGTGAAGTCGGCCTTCGCGACAGTCAACGGCGCGCAGGAACTGGGTGGCAACACGCTGCGCTTCAATGTCGGCCTGCGCTACGTCAACACGATCCAGACGATCTCGGGCCGCGTCTCGGTCCCCGATCCCCGCAACACGACGGCGTCGGGCGCCTCCCTGCCGGATGGCAGCCGCTATCCGAGCATCATCAACATCGCCGAGACGCGCAACGTCTATTCCGAATGGCTGCCCGCCGCGACCTTCGCCTATGACATCGGCGAACATGCGGTGGTGCGTGTCGCGGGTTCGCGCACCATGACCCGGCCCGACCCTTCCGCCCAGCTGCCGGGGATCAACTTCGGTGCGCCTTCGGCAGATCAGGCCTCGATCGGCAATCCGGCGCTCGCGCCCTATCTGTCGACCAACCTCGACCTGGGCTTCGAATATTATACCGGCCGTGAGGGCGTGATCAGCTTCAACGCGTTCCGCAAGTCGCTGGAAGGGTTCACCACCACCGCGATCAGCACGGTGCCCTTCTCGAACCTGGCGCAGTACGGCATCACCTATGACACGCTGAACCCGACGCAGCAGATCGCGATCAATTCGCGCGGCGGGCCGAGCCAGGCGCAGGTGCAGGTGACGTCGCAGATCAACGTGCCTAACAAGCTGACCATCAACGGCCTGGAATTCCAGTGGGTTCAGCCGCTCGACTTCCTGACCCGCGCGATCGGCATCACCGGCTTCGGCTTCAACGCCAACGCCACGATCGTCGACCAGCGCAGCGACGGTCCGGCCGTCGCGTTCGGCGTGGCCCCCTTCACCTACAACATCACCGGCTATTACGAAAAGAACGGCGTGATGCTGCGCGTCGCCACGACCTCGCGTCAGGGGGCGCAGAACAGCGGCGCGGCACAGAACGGCATCCCCGCCGCCGCGCTGTTCGGGACCGACTATACCACCTACGATTTCTCGTCGGCGTTCGACCTCGACAAGATCTTCGGCATTCCGGGTGCGCCGCAGCTGACCATCAACGTCGCCAACTTCACCAATGCGACGCTGCGCTCCTACTTCCAGTTCGAGAACGCGACGTTCACCCAGTATAAGCCGGGCCGTCAGTTCCTGATCGGCCTGCGCGGCACCTTCTAA